From the genome of Mesorhizobium japonicum MAFF 303099, one region includes:
- the mraY gene encoding phospho-N-acetylmuramoyl-pentapeptide-transferase has translation MFTLLVDFADKISVFNVFRYITFRTGGALITSALIVFIFGPTIINSLRLRQGKGQPIRADGPQTHFKKAGTPTMGGLMILSGIIGSSLLWANLSSIYVWVVLLVTLGFGSIGFYDDYLKVTKQSHLGFSGKARLGLEFIIAGIAAWVIMHNGQAPFSSSLTFPFAKEFIINLGWFFIPFSCFVIVGAGNAVNLTDGLDGLAIVPIMIAAASFGVIAYLSGNAVFAEYLQIHFVPGTGELAVVLGAVIGAGLGFLWFNAPPAAIFMGDTGSLAMGGLIGTVAVATKHEIVLVIVGGLFVVEILSVIIQVGYFKMTGKRVFLMAPIHHHFEKLGWTESQVVIRFWIIAVILALVGLSTLKLR, from the coding sequence ATGTTTACACTGCTGGTCGATTTCGCGGACAAGATCTCGGTCTTCAATGTCTTCCGCTACATCACGTTCCGCACCGGCGGAGCGCTGATCACTTCTGCGCTGATCGTCTTCATCTTCGGACCGACCATCATCAATTCGCTGCGGCTCAGGCAAGGCAAGGGCCAGCCGATCCGCGCCGACGGGCCGCAGACGCATTTCAAGAAGGCGGGTACGCCGACCATGGGCGGGCTGATGATCCTGTCCGGCATCATCGGCTCATCACTCCTATGGGCGAACCTGTCGAGCATCTATGTCTGGGTGGTGCTGCTGGTGACGCTGGGCTTCGGCTCGATCGGTTTTTATGACGACTATCTGAAGGTGACCAAGCAGTCGCATCTCGGCTTTTCCGGCAAGGCGCGGCTGGGGCTCGAATTCATCATCGCCGGCATCGCCGCCTGGGTGATCATGCACAATGGCCAGGCGCCGTTCTCCTCGTCGCTGACATTTCCCTTCGCCAAGGAATTCATCATCAACCTCGGCTGGTTCTTCATCCCGTTCTCCTGCTTCGTCATCGTCGGCGCCGGGAACGCGGTGAACCTCACCGACGGCCTGGACGGGCTGGCAATCGTGCCGATCATGATCGCGGCGGCGTCCTTCGGCGTCATTGCCTATCTCTCCGGCAATGCGGTGTTCGCCGAATATCTGCAGATCCATTTCGTTCCCGGCACCGGTGAGCTGGCGGTCGTGCTGGGCGCCGTCATCGGCGCCGGCCTCGGCTTCCTCTGGTTCAACGCGCCGCCGGCGGCGATCTTCATGGGCGACACCGGTTCGCTGGCCATGGGCGGCCTGATCGGTACGGTCGCGGTCGCCACCAAGCACGAGATCGTACTCGTCATCGTCGGTGGCCTGTTCGTGGTCGAGATTTTGTCGGTCATCATCCAGGTCGGCTACTTCAAGATGACCGGCAAGCGCGTGTTCCTGATGGCGCCGATCCACCATCATTTCGAAAAGCTCGGCTGGACCGAGAGCCAGGTGGTGATCCGTTTCTGGATCATCGCCGTCATCCTGGCGCTGGTCGGCCTCTCCACCCTGAAGCTCAGATAG
- a CDS encoding D-alanine--D-alanine ligase produces MKSKHVAVLLGGFSSERPVSLSSGKACADALENEGYQVTRVDVGRDVGSVLAELKPDVAFNALHGPFGEDGTIQGILEYLGIPYTHSGVLASALAMNKEQAKKIVKTVGVPVAESKVANRFAIQNKHPMKPPYVIKPVNEGSSFGVVIVSEGQSHPPQVVGSSEWKYGDTVMVERYIHGRELTCAVMGDVALGVCEIIPTGHSFYDYDSKYVAGGSKHECPAKVSPNIYQKIQTLALKAHQAVGCRGVSRSDFRYDDRHSENGEVVWLEVNTQPGMTPTSLVPEIAAHAGHSFGELLSWMVEDASCLR; encoded by the coding sequence ATGAAAAGCAAGCATGTGGCCGTCCTGCTGGGAGGTTTTTCGTCCGAGCGGCCCGTGTCCCTGTCTTCCGGAAAGGCCTGTGCCGATGCGCTGGAGAATGAGGGTTACCAGGTCACCCGCGTCGATGTCGGGCGCGATGTCGGCTCGGTGCTTGCCGAACTCAAGCCTGACGTCGCCTTCAATGCGTTGCACGGCCCGTTCGGCGAGGACGGCACCATCCAGGGCATCCTCGAATATCTCGGCATTCCCTACACCCATTCCGGCGTGCTCGCCTCGGCGCTCGCCATGAACAAGGAGCAGGCGAAGAAGATCGTCAAAACGGTGGGTGTGCCTGTCGCCGAATCGAAGGTCGCCAATCGCTTCGCCATCCAGAACAAGCATCCGATGAAGCCGCCCTATGTGATCAAGCCGGTCAATGAGGGGTCGAGCTTCGGCGTCGTCATCGTGTCGGAGGGGCAGTCGCATCCGCCGCAGGTCGTAGGCTCGTCCGAGTGGAAATATGGCGATACCGTCATGGTCGAGCGCTATATCCACGGGCGCGAGCTGACCTGCGCCGTCATGGGTGATGTGGCGCTCGGCGTCTGCGAGATCATTCCGACCGGCCATTCCTTCTACGATTACGATTCAAAATATGTCGCGGGCGGATCAAAACACGAATGCCCCGCAAAAGTTTCACCGAATATTTACCAAAAAATACAGACACTGGCGCTCAAGGCTCACCAAGCTGTCGGCTGTCGGGGCGTTTCCCGGTCGGACTTCCGTTATGACGATCGTCACTCCGAAAATGGCGAAGTTGTATGGCTCGAGGTCAACACTCAGCCGGGCATGACGCCGACGTCTCTGGTGCCTGAAATTGCGGCCCATGCCGGGCATTCGTTTGGTGAGTTGTTGAGTTGGATGGTGGAGGACGCTTCGTGTCTGCGTTGA
- the ftsA gene encoding cell division protein FtsA, producing MSWLGGSGDASSRRSGTLTVLDVGSNKVCCMVAKLKPNDDGKLLRGRSHRIQVIGIGHQKSQGVKSGVVVDLDRAEHAIRLSVDAAERMAGLTVDSLIVNMTAGRLKSEAFSATINLGGHEADEADIKRVLGAGAKQALKAEREVIHSLPVGFSLDAERGVRDPRGMVGDALGVDMHVLTGDAAPMRNLELSINRSHLSVERMVATPYASGLAALVDDELELGAACIDMGGGTTTISVFSEGKFVHGDAIAIGGNHVTLDMAKGLSTSLDAAERLKVMHGSALPGSADDRDLVSIQPIGDDGDVPLQIPRSVMTRIVRARIDETLELLRDRLNKSGYGNAVGKRVVLTGGASQLAGLPEAARRILGRNVRIGRPLGVAGLPEAAKGPAFSAAVGLLIYPQMASFESHPAKGISGLRMTGTGGKLHRMSQWLRDSF from the coding sequence ATGAGCTGGCTTGGCGGTTCAGGCGATGCCTCGTCGCGCCGGTCCGGCACTCTGACGGTGCTGGATGTCGGCTCGAACAAGGTCTGCTGTATGGTGGCCAAGCTCAAGCCGAACGATGACGGCAAGCTGTTGCGCGGCCGTTCGCACCGGATCCAGGTGATCGGCATCGGTCATCAGAAGTCGCAAGGCGTGAAGTCGGGCGTGGTCGTCGATCTCGACCGGGCCGAGCATGCCATCCGCCTGTCCGTCGACGCCGCCGAGCGCATGGCGGGGCTGACGGTCGATTCGCTCATCGTCAACATGACCGCCGGCCGGCTGAAGAGCGAAGCCTTCTCGGCGACCATCAATCTTGGCGGCCACGAGGCCGACGAGGCCGACATCAAGCGTGTGCTCGGCGCCGGCGCCAAGCAGGCGCTCAAGGCCGAGCGCGAGGTGATCCATTCGCTGCCCGTCGGCTTCTCGCTCGATGCCGAGCGCGGCGTGCGCGATCCGCGCGGCATGGTCGGCGACGCGCTTGGCGTCGACATGCATGTGCTGACGGGTGACGCAGCGCCGATGCGCAATCTGGAGCTTTCCATCAACCGTTCGCATCTGTCGGTCGAGCGCATGGTGGCGACGCCCTATGCCAGCGGGCTGGCGGCTCTGGTCGACGACGAGTTGGAACTGGGTGCCGCCTGCATCGACATGGGCGGCGGCACGACGACGATCTCGGTGTTTTCGGAAGGCAAGTTCGTTCATGGCGACGCCATCGCCATCGGCGGCAATCACGTCACGCTCGACATGGCCAAGGGGCTCTCGACCTCGCTCGACGCCGCCGAAAGGCTGAAGGTCATGCATGGCTCGGCGCTGCCGGGCAGTGCCGATGACCGCGACCTGGTCTCGATCCAGCCGATCGGCGACGATGGCGACGTGCCGCTGCAGATCCCGCGTTCGGTGATGACGCGCATCGTGCGCGCCCGCATCGACGAGACGCTCGAATTGTTGCGCGACCGGCTGAACAAGTCCGGCTACGGCAATGCCGTCGGCAAGCGTGTCGTGCTGACCGGCGGCGCCAGCCAGCTGGCCGGCCTGCCGGAAGCGGCGCGCCGCATCCTGGGGCGCAATGTGCGCATCGGCCGCCCGCTCGGCGTGGCGGGCCTGCCCGAAGCGGCGAAGGGACCGGCCTTCTCGGCCGCCGTCGGGCTTCTGATCTATCCGCAGATGGCGAGTT
- the murB gene encoding UDP-N-acetylmuramate dehydrogenase — translation MMHGQALIDRLGDRLAGLRGRLTPNAEMDKITWFRAGGLAEVFFQPADEEDLAAFLRAVPEEIPLTIVGVGSNLLVRDGGIPGFVIRLSAKGFGEAEIVSPIRIKAGAATPDKRVAALALEAGIGGFHFYHGIPGAIGGALRMNAGANGVETRERVVEVRALDRKGNVQTMSNAEMGYAYRHSAAPVGLIFTSAVFEGFAEDKATIKAAMDAVQNHRETVQPIREKTGGSTFKNPEGTSAWKEIDKAGCRGLMIGGAQMSPMHCNFMINTGTATGYDLEYLGETVRARVLEHSGIRLQWEIKRIGNFRPGHAVQEFLGQLL, via the coding sequence ATGATGCACGGCCAGGCCCTGATCGACAGACTTGGTGACCGGCTTGCCGGCCTGCGCGGCCGTCTCACGCCAAATGCCGAGATGGACAAGATCACCTGGTTCCGCGCCGGCGGCCTGGCAGAGGTGTTTTTCCAGCCGGCCGATGAAGAAGACCTTGCCGCGTTCCTGCGCGCGGTTCCTGAAGAAATCCCCCTGACGATTGTCGGCGTCGGTTCGAACCTTTTGGTCAGAGACGGGGGCATTCCAGGCTTCGTCATCCGGCTTTCGGCCAAGGGCTTTGGTGAGGCCGAGATCGTTTCGCCGATCAGGATCAAGGCGGGTGCCGCCACGCCCGACAAGCGTGTCGCGGCCTTGGCGCTGGAAGCCGGCATTGGTGGCTTCCATTTCTACCACGGCATTCCGGGCGCCATCGGTGGGGCGCTGAGGATGAATGCCGGCGCCAATGGCGTGGAGACGCGCGAGCGCGTGGTCGAGGTGCGTGCGCTCGACCGCAAGGGCAATGTCCAGACGATGAGCAATGCCGAGATGGGCTATGCCTATCGCCATTCGGCGGCCCCTGTCGGGCTGATCTTCACCTCGGCCGTGTTCGAAGGCTTTGCCGAGGACAAGGCCACCATCAAGGCGGCGATGGATGCGGTGCAGAATCACCGCGAGACCGTGCAGCCGATCCGCGAAAAGACCGGCGGCTCGACCTTCAAGAATCCCGAAGGCACGTCGGCCTGGAAGGAGATCGACAAGGCGGGCTGCCGTGGCCTGATGATCGGCGGCGCGCAGATGTCGCCGATGCACTGCAATTTCATGATCAACACCGGCACTGCGACCGGCTACGACCTTGAATATCTCGGCGAGACGGTGCGCGCCCGCGTGCTCGAACATTCGGGCATCCGGCTGCAGTGGGAGATCAAGCGCATCGGCAATTTCCGGCCCGGACATGCCGTTCAGGAGTTTTTGGGTCAGCTTCTCTGA
- the murD gene encoding UDP-N-acetylmuramoyl-L-alanine--D-glutamate ligase has protein sequence MIPAASFAGKQVSLFGLGGSGIATARALIEGGAQVLAWDDNPDSVAKAAATGIATADLRGADWAKFSAFVLSPGVPLTHPKPHWTVELAKGAGVEVIGDIELFCRERILQAPTAPFIAITGTNGKSTTTALTAHILKSAGRDTQMGGNIGRAVMTLDPPKPDRHFVVECSSYQIDLAPSINPTAGILLNLTPDHLDRHGTMQHYASIKERLVAGSETAIIGIDDSWCAQIAERLERAGQQVIRISKRLPLTDGYFADGTNLMEAVHGRYSKVAFLEGIGSLRGQHNAQNALAAVAACLKVGLDLGEIQSGLESFPGLAHRMEQVGRKDHVLFVNDSKATNADAAAPALSSFPRIYWIAGGLPKEGGIEPLRGFFPRIAKAYLIGEAAPAFSATLGEAVPYEISGTLAAAVAHAAHDAAKDDSGEVVVLLSPACASFDQFKNFEVRGEAFRQAASAIDGVKPIGGAR, from the coding sequence TTGATCCCCGCCGCATCCTTCGCAGGCAAACAGGTTTCGCTCTTCGGCCTCGGTGGCTCGGGGATCGCGACCGCGCGGGCATTGATCGAGGGTGGGGCGCAGGTGCTTGCCTGGGATGACAATCCCGACAGCGTCGCCAAGGCCGCCGCGACCGGCATCGCAACCGCCGATCTGCGCGGCGCCGACTGGGCGAAATTCTCGGCCTTCGTGCTGTCGCCGGGCGTGCCGCTGACGCATCCCAAGCCGCATTGGACGGTGGAATTGGCAAAGGGCGCCGGTGTCGAGGTGATCGGCGACATCGAATTGTTCTGCCGCGAGCGGATTTTGCAGGCGCCGACGGCGCCGTTCATCGCCATCACCGGCACCAACGGCAAGTCGACGACGACGGCGCTGACGGCACATATCCTCAAATCGGCAGGCCGCGACACCCAGATGGGCGGCAATATCGGCCGCGCGGTGATGACGCTCGATCCGCCGAAGCCCGATCGCCACTTTGTCGTCGAGTGCTCGTCCTACCAGATCGACCTCGCGCCTTCGATCAACCCGACGGCGGGCATCCTGCTCAATCTGACGCCGGACCATCTCGACCGCCACGGCACCATGCAGCACTACGCCTCGATCAAGGAGCGGCTGGTGGCGGGCAGCGAGACGGCGATCATCGGCATCGACGATTCCTGGTGTGCGCAGATCGCAGAGCGGCTGGAACGGGCAGGGCAGCAGGTCATCCGCATTTCCAAGCGGCTGCCGCTGACCGACGGCTATTTCGCCGACGGCACCAATCTGATGGAGGCCGTGCACGGCCGCTACAGCAAGGTCGCCTTCCTCGAAGGCATCGGTTCGTTGCGCGGCCAGCACAATGCGCAGAACGCGCTTGCCGCGGTCGCCGCTTGCCTCAAGGTCGGGCTCGACCTCGGCGAAATCCAGTCGGGGCTCGAAAGTTTTCCGGGCCTCGCGCACCGCATGGAGCAGGTCGGCCGCAAGGACCATGTCCTGTTCGTCAACGATTCCAAGGCGACCAACGCCGACGCGGCGGCGCCGGCGCTGTCGAGCTTTCCGCGCATCTACTGGATCGCCGGCGGCCTGCCCAAGGAAGGCGGCATCGAGCCGCTGCGCGGCTTCTTCCCGCGCATCGCCAAGGCCTATCTGATCGGCGAGGCCGCCCCTGCCTTTTCGGCGACGCTGGGCGAGGCGGTGCCCTACGAGATCTCAGGCACGCTGGCCGCGGCGGTCGCGCACGCAGCGCATGATGCGGCCAAGGACGACAGCGGCGAGGTGGTGGTGCTGTTGTCGCCGGCCTGCGCCAGTTTCGACCAGTTCAAGAATTTCGAAGTTCGCGGCGAAGCCTTCAGGCAAGCTGCGAGCGCTATAGATGGCGTCAAACCCATCGGAGGGGCACGATAA
- the murG gene encoding undecaprenyldiphospho-muramoylpentapeptide beta-N-acetylglucosaminyltransferase gives MARGVILLAAGGTGGHLFPAEALAHELNGRGWTVHLATDDRAERFAGHFPAAAVHPIQSATMGSKNPIAVLGAFWKIWRGVRQASTIIGRIKPDAVVGFGGYPTLPPLYAATRRKVPTLIHEQNAVMGRANRALAGRVDAIAGGFLPQDTSAAGEKTVTTGNPVRPAVLEAAKTPYAASTGQEPFRLLVFGGSQGAQFFSDAMPGAIALLSDAQRKRLVITQQARADDVARVKTAYAALGVAVEVSPFFTDMAARMAAAHLVISRSGASTVSEIAVIGRPALLVPYPFALDHDQAANAAALAAAGGGEVHPQSTLSPERIAALIGGLMDNPERLAAMAAGAKSVGRPDAARLLADLTEAIASQKTVSDFKKGTQA, from the coding sequence ATGGCGAGAGGCGTCATCCTACTCGCGGCGGGCGGAACCGGCGGACATCTGTTTCCGGCCGAGGCGCTGGCGCATGAGCTGAACGGGCGCGGCTGGACGGTGCATCTGGCGACTGACGACCGCGCCGAGCGATTTGCCGGCCATTTCCCGGCTGCCGCAGTCCATCCGATCCAGTCGGCGACGATGGGCTCGAAAAATCCGATCGCCGTGCTCGGCGCCTTCTGGAAAATCTGGCGCGGCGTGCGCCAGGCCTCGACCATTATCGGACGGATCAAGCCGGACGCGGTGGTCGGTTTTGGCGGCTATCCGACCCTGCCGCCGCTCTATGCGGCGACGCGGCGCAAGGTGCCGACGCTGATCCATGAGCAGAACGCGGTGATGGGGCGCGCCAACAGGGCGCTGGCCGGCCGTGTCGATGCCATAGCCGGCGGCTTCCTGCCGCAGGATACGAGTGCCGCCGGCGAAAAGACGGTGACGACGGGCAATCCGGTTCGGCCGGCGGTGCTGGAAGCGGCCAAGACGCCTTATGCGGCATCGACGGGGCAAGAGCCGTTCCGCCTGCTGGTGTTCGGCGGCAGCCAGGGCGCGCAATTCTTTTCCGATGCCATGCCGGGCGCCATCGCGCTGCTTTCCGATGCACAGCGCAAACGGCTGGTGATCACCCAGCAGGCGCGCGCGGATGACGTGGCGCGGGTGAAGACGGCCTATGCCGCGCTTGGCGTCGCCGTCGAGGTCTCGCCCTTCTTCACCGACATGGCGGCGCGCATGGCCGCTGCCCATCTGGTGATCTCGCGCTCCGGTGCTTCGACCGTCTCGGAGATCGCCGTCATCGGCCGGCCGGCGCTGCTGGTGCCCTATCCCTTTGCGCTCGACCACGACCAGGCGGCGAACGCGGCGGCCCTTGCCGCCGCCGGCGGCGGCGAGGTGCACCCGCAATCGACGCTGTCGCCCGAGCGCATCGCGGCCCTGATTGGCGGGCTGATGGACAATCCCGAGCGGCTGGCGGCGATGGCCGCGGGCGCGAAATCGGTCGGCAGGCCGGACGCGGCACGGTTGCTCGCCGATCTCACAGAGGCTATTGCGTCCCAAAAAACCGTTTCGGATTTCAAGAAAGGGACGCAAGCATGA
- a CDS encoding cell division protein FtsQ/DivIB: MSALKWGQGKGKGAAGPSLFGLSLSSGHFVLPRMLRRPVRILARLGDGEFEAPRFSAAMMSAVLLASSGAYGAYLGGHADGIIQSITARTGFAVDQVKVVGNRQTSEIDILDRLELDGWTSLIGFDAEAARERISGLPWIEVAAVRKVYPHTLEVRVEEREAFALWQQGNDLSVIEKDGAVIAPFSGGKQVLLPLLIGEGAPAKAPDFLAKVEKYPDLATRVKGYIRVGDRRWDLKLDNGITVKLPEDEEDQALAQLAKMDKDKGLLSRDIAAVDMRLTDRLVVELTPEAATQREAALNEKPKTLKRKSETKI, translated from the coding sequence GTGTCTGCGTTGAAATGGGGACAAGGCAAGGGGAAGGGCGCGGCCGGGCCGTCGCTGTTCGGCTTGTCGTTGTCATCAGGCCATTTCGTGCTGCCGCGCATGCTTCGCCGCCCGGTGCGTATCCTGGCGCGCCTGGGTGATGGTGAATTCGAGGCGCCGCGCTTCTCCGCCGCGATGATGTCGGCGGTGCTGCTCGCTTCGAGCGGCGCCTATGGTGCCTATCTCGGCGGTCATGCCGACGGCATCATCCAGAGCATCACCGCCCGCACCGGCTTCGCCGTCGATCAGGTCAAGGTGGTCGGCAACCGCCAGACCTCCGAGATCGACATTCTCGACAGGCTCGAACTCGATGGCTGGACCTCGCTGATCGGCTTCGACGCGGAGGCCGCGCGCGAGCGCATCTCCGGCCTGCCGTGGATCGAAGTGGCGGCGGTGCGCAAGGTCTATCCGCACACGCTGGAAGTGCGCGTCGAGGAGCGCGAGGCTTTCGCGCTCTGGCAGCAAGGCAATGATCTCTCGGTCATCGAGAAGGATGGCGCTGTCATCGCGCCGTTCTCCGGCGGCAAGCAGGTGCTGCTGCCGTTACTGATCGGCGAGGGCGCGCCGGCCAAGGCGCCGGACTTCCTGGCCAAGGTCGAAAAGTACCCGGACCTGGCGACCCGCGTAAAAGGCTATATCCGCGTTGGCGATCGCCGCTGGGACCTGAAGCTCGACAACGGCATCACCGTCAAGCTGCCCGAGGACGAGGAAGACCAGGCACTCGCCCAACTGGCCAAGATGGATAAGGACAAGGGGCTTTTGTCGCGCGACATCGCCGCTGTCGACATGCGCCTGACAGACCGGCTGGTCGTGGAGCTGACGCCCGAAGCGGCGACGCAGCGCGAGGCCGCGCTCAACGAAAAGCCGAAGACCCTCAAGCGCAAGTCGGAGACGAAGATATGA
- the murC gene encoding UDP-N-acetylmuramate--L-alanine ligase, with protein sequence MKMPQTIGLVHFIGIGGIGMSGIAEVLHNLGYKVQGSDQADSANVQRLRDKGIECFVGHKAENLGDAEVVVVSTAIKKTNPELKAAREKLLPIVRRAEMLAELMRFRQAVAIGGTHGKTTTTSMVATLLEAGGLDPTVINGGIINAYGTNARMGDGEWMVVEADESDGTFLKLPADIAVVTNIDPEHLDHYGSFDKVREAFRQFVENVPFYGFGVMCTDHPEVQALVGRIEDRRVITYGENAQADVRFTNHRMAGATSEFDVVIRDRKTGSQSTISGLRLPMPGRHNVSNATAAIAVAHELGLSGEAIKKGLSSFAGVKRRFTHTGSWNGVDVFDDYGHHPVEISAVLKAARSATKGRVIAIAQPHRFTRLHDLFNEFSACFNDADTVIVAPVYAAGEDPIDGVSSDELVSRIRAGGHRDARYIEGPTAIAPIIRGLAKPGDFVVFLGAGNITQWAYALPKELAAS encoded by the coding sequence ATGAAGATGCCGCAGACCATCGGCCTTGTGCATTTCATCGGCATTGGCGGCATCGGCATGAGCGGCATCGCCGAGGTGCTGCACAATCTCGGTTACAAGGTGCAAGGGTCCGACCAGGCCGACAGCGCCAATGTGCAGCGGCTGCGCGACAAGGGCATCGAATGCTTCGTCGGCCACAAGGCCGAGAATCTCGGCGATGCCGAGGTGGTGGTCGTCTCGACGGCGATCAAGAAGACCAATCCGGAACTGAAGGCCGCGCGCGAAAAGCTGCTGCCGATCGTGCGCCGCGCCGAAATGCTGGCCGAGCTGATGCGCTTTCGCCAGGCGGTGGCGATCGGCGGCACGCATGGCAAGACGACGACGACCTCGATGGTCGCGACCTTGCTCGAAGCCGGCGGGCTCGATCCGACCGTCATCAATGGCGGCATCATCAATGCCTATGGCACCAATGCGCGCATGGGCGACGGCGAGTGGATGGTGGTCGAGGCCGACGAGAGCGACGGCACCTTCCTCAAATTGCCGGCCGACATCGCCGTCGTCACCAACATCGATCCCGAACATCTCGACCACTATGGCAGTTTCGACAAGGTGCGCGAGGCGTTCCGCCAGTTCGTCGAGAACGTGCCGTTCTACGGCTTTGGCGTGATGTGCACCGACCATCCTGAAGTGCAGGCGCTGGTCGGCCGCATCGAGGACCGCCGCGTCATCACCTACGGCGAGAACGCGCAAGCCGATGTGCGCTTCACCAACCACCGCATGGCGGGCGCCACCTCCGAATTCGACGTGGTGATCCGCGACCGCAAGACCGGCAGCCAGAGCACGATTTCAGGCCTGCGCCTGCCGATGCCCGGCCGCCACAATGTCTCCAACGCCACCGCCGCGATCGCCGTCGCGCATGAGCTCGGCCTGTCCGGCGAGGCGATCAAGAAGGGCCTGTCGTCCTTCGCCGGCGTCAAGCGCCGCTTCACCCATACCGGATCCTGGAACGGCGTCGATGTGTTCGACGATTACGGCCACCATCCGGTCGAGATCTCGGCGGTGCTGAAGGCGGCGCGCAGCGCCACCAAGGGCCGCGTCATCGCCATTGCCCAACCGCACCGCTTCACCCGGCTCCACGATCTGTTCAACGAGTTCTCCGCCTGCTTCAACGACGCCGACACGGTGATTGTCGCGCCGGTCTATGCTGCCGGCGAAGACCCGATCGACGGCGTCAGCTCGGACGAACTGGTGTCGCGCATCCGCGCCGGCGGTCATCGTGACGCGCGCTATATCGAGGGGCCGACAGCGATCGCGCCGATCATTCGCGGCCTGGCCAAGCCCGGCGACTTCGTCGTCTTCCTCGGCGCCGGCAACATCACCCAATGGGCCTATGCTCTGCCAAAGGAGCTTGCCGCCTCATGA
- the ftsW gene encoding putative lipid II flippase FtsW, translated as MQSRLDKSPVATWWWTIDRWFLAAFLSLMGLGIVLSFAASPAVAERIGLDSFHFATRQIIFTVPALGVMLAVSFLDSREIRRMSLIMLCLMLVLMVAVLYIGVEVKGARRWVSLAGLSIQPSEFLKPAFVIMCAWLFAEHKRQPDIPGNLFAMLLLVLVVSLLVAQPDLGQTMLTTGTWGIMFFMAGLPWLWIIVLGAAGVGGVFAAYTVFPHVALRIDKFLTGEGDTFQVDMGRDALINGGWFGVGPGEGTVKRVIPDSHADFVFSVAGEEFGLIMCFFIMSIFAFIVLRGLNTALKEHDDFTRYAVGGLVTVFGLQAVINMCVNLQLVPAKGMTLPFISYGGSSQIAIAISMGMVLALTRKRPEKRKQMGFALPQRTLPAE; from the coding sequence ATGCAGAGCCGTCTCGATAAAAGTCCTGTCGCAACCTGGTGGTGGACGATCGATCGCTGGTTCCTGGCGGCGTTCCTGTCGCTGATGGGGCTGGGCATCGTCCTGTCCTTCGCCGCCAGTCCCGCGGTCGCCGAACGCATCGGCCTCGACAGTTTCCACTTCGCCACCAGGCAGATCATCTTCACTGTGCCGGCGCTCGGCGTGATGCTGGCCGTCTCCTTCCTCGATTCCAGGGAGATCCGGCGCATGTCGCTGATCATGCTGTGCCTGATGCTGGTGCTGATGGTGGCGGTGCTTTATATCGGCGTCGAGGTGAAGGGCGCGCGGCGCTGGGTCTCGCTGGCCGGCCTGTCGATCCAGCCGTCCGAGTTCCTGAAGCCGGCCTTCGTCATCATGTGCGCCTGGCTGTTCGCCGAACACAAGCGCCAGCCCGACATTCCGGGCAATCTGTTCGCCATGCTGCTTCTGGTGCTGGTCGTGTCGCTGCTGGTGGCGCAGCCGGACCTCGGCCAGACCATGCTGACGACAGGCACCTGGGGCATCATGTTCTTCATGGCGGGACTGCCCTGGCTGTGGATCATCGTGCTGGGCGCTGCCGGCGTCGGCGGCGTCTTCGCTGCCTATACGGTGTTTCCGCACGTTGCCTTGCGCATCGACAAGTTCCTCACCGGCGAAGGCGATACGTTCCAGGTCGACATGGGACGCGACGCGCTGATCAATGGCGGCTGGTTCGGCGTCGGCCCAGGCGAGGGCACGGTCAAGCGGGTCATCCCCGACAGCCACGCCGACTTCGTCTTCTCGGTCGCTGGCGAGGAGTTCGGGCTGATCATGTGCTTCTTCATCATGTCGATCTTCGCCTTCATCGTGCTGCGCGGCCTCAACACGGCGCTCAAGGAACATGACGATTTCACCCGTTATGCGGTCGGCGGTCTCGTCACCGTGTTCGGTCTGCAGGCCGTCATCAACATGTGCGTCAACCTGCAGCTGGTGCCGGCCAAGGGCATGACGCTGCCCTTCATCTCCTATGGCGGTTCCTCGCAGATCGCCATCGCCATTTCGATGGGCATGGTTCTGGCGCTGACCCGCAAGCGGCCGGAGAAGCGCAAGCAGATGGGTTTTGCGCTGCCACAGCGCACCTTGCCGGCGGAGTGA